The following proteins are co-located in the Motilibacter rhizosphaerae genome:
- the glgX gene encoding glycogen debranching protein GlgX, translating to MELWPGSAYPLGATFDGAGTNFALFTEVAERVELCLFDEDGTETRIDLQEVDAFVWHGYLPRVVPGQRYGYRIHGPHDPSRGLRCNPSKLLLDPYAKAIDGDIDWDEALFDYPFKDPDAVNELDSAPHAMKSVVINPYFDWQDDRHPRTGYHETVIYEAHVKGLTELHPDIPEEIRGTYAALGHPVMIDHLQKLGVTAVELMPVHQFVQDHHLQERGLANYWGYNTIGFFAPQNTYSSSGQRGGQVLEFKSMVRALHQAGIEVILDVVYNHTAEGNHMGPTLSFRGIDNTSYYRLVDGDPQHYYDTTGTGNTLLMRHPHVLQLIMDSLRYWVTEMHVDGFRFDLAASLARQFHEVDRLSAFFDLVQQDPIVSQVKLIAEPWDVGEGGYQVGNFPPLWTEWNGKYRDTVRDFWRGEPSTLGEFASRLTGSSDLYQDDRRRPFASINFITAHDGFTLNDLVSYNEKHNEANGEGGADGESHNRSWNSGAEGPTDDVDIITLREKQKRNFLATLLLSQGVPMVLHGDEMSRSQGGNNNAYCQDNEISWVDWNESRAEWSLLEFTQRLVKMRREHPVFRRRRFFHGRPIRGAEDTVSDIAWFRPDGTPMGGEDWDNSNAKAVGVFLNGDAISEPDERGSKVKDDSFLLLFNASHEDLTFTMPDSQYAGAWDVDLDTSAPLIDDQPPVKAGGEIAVEARSLLVLRRAH from the coding sequence GTGGAGCTCTGGCCGGGAAGTGCCTACCCGCTGGGTGCGACGTTCGACGGGGCGGGGACCAACTTCGCGCTCTTCACCGAGGTCGCGGAGCGGGTCGAGCTCTGCCTGTTCGACGAGGACGGCACGGAGACCCGCATCGACCTCCAGGAGGTCGACGCGTTCGTCTGGCACGGCTACCTGCCGCGGGTCGTCCCCGGGCAGCGCTACGGCTACCGCATCCACGGGCCGCACGACCCGTCCCGCGGGCTGCGCTGCAACCCGAGCAAGCTGCTGCTCGACCCGTACGCGAAGGCGATCGACGGCGACATCGACTGGGACGAGGCGCTGTTCGACTACCCGTTCAAGGACCCTGACGCGGTCAACGAGCTCGACTCCGCGCCGCACGCGATGAAGTCCGTGGTCATCAACCCGTACTTCGACTGGCAGGACGACCGCCACCCGCGGACCGGCTACCACGAGACGGTGATCTACGAGGCCCACGTGAAGGGCCTGACCGAGTTGCACCCCGACATCCCCGAGGAGATCCGCGGCACGTACGCCGCGCTCGGCCACCCGGTCATGATCGACCACCTGCAGAAGCTGGGCGTCACGGCCGTCGAGCTCATGCCGGTGCACCAGTTCGTGCAGGACCACCACCTGCAGGAGCGCGGGCTGGCGAACTACTGGGGCTACAACACGATCGGCTTCTTCGCCCCGCAGAACACCTACTCCTCGAGCGGGCAGCGCGGCGGCCAGGTGCTGGAGTTCAAGTCGATGGTGCGCGCCCTGCACCAGGCGGGCATCGAGGTCATCCTCGACGTGGTCTACAACCACACCGCCGAGGGCAACCACATGGGCCCGACGCTGTCGTTCCGCGGCATCGACAACACGTCGTACTACCGCCTGGTCGACGGCGACCCGCAGCACTACTACGACACGACGGGCACCGGCAACACCCTGCTGATGCGCCACCCGCACGTGCTGCAGCTCATCATGGACTCGCTGCGCTACTGGGTCACCGAGATGCACGTCGACGGCTTCCGCTTCGACCTCGCGGCGTCGCTGGCCCGCCAGTTCCACGAGGTGGACCGCCTGTCGGCGTTCTTCGACCTCGTCCAGCAGGACCCGATCGTCTCGCAGGTGAAGCTCATCGCCGAGCCCTGGGACGTCGGCGAGGGCGGCTACCAGGTCGGCAACTTCCCGCCCCTGTGGACCGAGTGGAACGGCAAGTACCGCGACACCGTGCGCGACTTCTGGCGCGGAGAGCCCTCCACTCTGGGCGAGTTCGCCTCGCGCCTGACCGGCTCCTCCGACCTCTACCAGGACGACCGGCGACGCCCGTTCGCGTCGATCAACTTCATCACCGCGCACGACGGCTTCACCCTCAACGACCTCGTGTCCTACAACGAGAAGCACAACGAGGCCAACGGCGAGGGCGGGGCGGACGGCGAGAGCCACAACCGCTCCTGGAACTCCGGCGCGGAGGGCCCGACCGACGACGTCGACATCATCACGCTCCGCGAGAAGCAGAAGCGCAACTTCCTGGCCACGCTGCTGCTGTCGCAGGGCGTGCCGATGGTGCTGCACGGCGACGAGATGTCCCGCAGCCAGGGCGGCAACAACAACGCCTACTGCCAGGACAACGAGATCTCGTGGGTCGATTGGAACGAGTCGCGCGCCGAGTGGTCGCTGCTCGAGTTCACCCAGCGACTGGTCAAGATGCGCCGCGAGCACCCGGTGTTCCGCCGGCGCCGGTTCTTCCACGGCCGCCCGATCCGCGGGGCCGAGGACACCGTCAGCGACATCGCCTGGTTCCGGCCGGACGGCACCCCGATGGGCGGCGAGGACTGGGACAACAGCAACGCCAAGGCCGTCGGCGTGTTCCTCAACGGCGACGCGATCAGCGAGCCCGACGAGCGGGGCTCGAAGGTCAAGGACGACTCGTTCCTCCTGCTGTTCAACGCCTCCCACGAGGACCTGACGTTCACGATGCCCGACAGCCAGTACGCCGGGGCGTGGGACGTCGACCTCGACACGAGCGCCCCGCTCATCGACGACCAGCCCCCGGTGAAGGCCGGCGGCGAGATCGCCGTCGAGGCCCGCTCGCTGCTCGTCCTCCGCCGCGCCCACTGA
- a CDS encoding ABC transporter permease: protein MSADETVVGVDDSRVAAAALLGEARQSSEKSLEAGLDALATETEDRAPWWRRALRSALPPVVVLVGLFVAWDLWTLVFRPSSTIFPGPADVGATFRDHWSDGTITEAFRGSLGRAALGFALSLVVGTVLGVLVAQVRFIRAGFGPLLSGLQVLPSVAWVPPALIWFGASQKAMLAVVLLGAVPSIANGLVAGVDQVPPLYLRVGRVLGARGLKQVWHVVLPAALPGYLAGLKQGWAFSWRSLMAAELIVRSSDIPLGLGQFEESARDLNDLPWVFLGIFLILVVGIVVELACFAPLERTVLRRRGLLLGKA from the coding sequence ATGTCCGCTGACGAGACCGTGGTCGGGGTGGACGACAGCCGCGTCGCCGCCGCTGCCCTGCTGGGCGAGGCCCGACAGTCGTCCGAGAAGAGCCTCGAGGCGGGGCTCGACGCCCTCGCCACCGAGACCGAGGACCGGGCGCCGTGGTGGCGCAGGGCGCTGCGCAGCGCCCTGCCGCCGGTGGTCGTGCTCGTCGGCCTGTTCGTCGCCTGGGACCTGTGGACGCTCGTCTTCCGGCCCTCCTCCACGATCTTCCCCGGGCCGGCCGACGTCGGCGCGACCTTCCGCGACCACTGGTCGGACGGCACGATCACCGAGGCGTTCCGCGGGTCCCTCGGCCGAGCGGCGCTGGGCTTCGCGCTCTCGCTGGTCGTCGGCACCGTCCTCGGCGTGCTCGTCGCGCAGGTCCGCTTCATCCGCGCCGGCTTCGGCCCGCTGCTCTCCGGGCTCCAGGTGCTGCCCTCGGTCGCGTGGGTCCCGCCGGCGCTGATCTGGTTCGGCGCCAGCCAGAAGGCGATGCTGGCCGTCGTCCTGCTGGGCGCGGTGCCCTCGATCGCCAACGGGCTCGTCGCCGGCGTGGACCAGGTGCCGCCCCTCTACCTGCGGGTCGGCCGGGTGCTGGGCGCCCGCGGGCTCAAGCAGGTCTGGCACGTCGTGCTCCCCGCCGCGCTGCCCGGCTACCTCGCCGGTCTCAAGCAGGGCTGGGCGTTCTCCTGGCGCTCGCTCATGGCCGCCGAGCTCATCGTGCGCTCCAGCGACATCCCCCTCGGGCTCGGGCAGTTCGAGGAGAGCGCACGTGACCTCAACGACCTCCCGTGGGTGTTCCTCGGCATCTTCCTCATCCTCGTGGTGGGCATCGTCGTCGAGCTGGCCTGCTTCGCGCCGCTCGAGCGCACCGTGCTGCGCCGCCGCGGGCTGCTGCTCGGCAAGGCCTGA
- the treY gene encoding malto-oligosyltrehalose synthase, translating into MPSRPVPTGTYRLQLRPEWGFADLAAQADYLASLGVSHAYLSPILQAVSGSAHGYDVVDHSQLNEELGGAAAFAQLREALGRAGLGAVADVVPNHMAVPTPETANAALWSVLRDGPSSPYARWFDVDWSVESHALLMPILGSRIGEVLDGHELALDRSGAEPVLRYYDHVFPVRPGTEDLPLPQLVDRQWYRLAFWRVADEELNYRRFFDVDTLAGIRVEDEQVFAETHAVLLALVREGGLDGLRIDHPDGLADPGEYLRRLRDATDGAWVVIEKILEGKEQLPHDWPTAGTTGYDALLRVGGVLVDPAGKDPLLRLQSSLTGLPEDFEQVVEESKRYVVEHALYAEVARLVEVAAAVCAEDVHLRDHTRRGLREAIVELLVAFPVYRAYVVPGEEPPAASVELVDEAVGVARAHLPEEGHATLELVRELVLGRLGRGPRRDEFVVRFQQTCGPVMAKGVEDTAFYRWHALVSLNEVGGDPARVGVSPAEWHEWCGRLTADWPRSMTTLSTHDTKRSEDVRARLAVLSELPGDWAGEVAQWRALAAKHRSDAGWPDAATEYLIWQTLVGAWPLPADRLTAYLEKATREAKVHTTWTEPQEDYDTGVREFAEKVLQDSEITAAVSAFVERVHPHFRSNVLAQKLLQLTMPGVPDVYQGTEVVDLSLVDPDNRRPVDYALRRELLAAVDGGERPTTLDGEKLLVTSRAMRLRRELPEAFAGAYEPLETGDEHALAFLRGGRVAVVATRLPAGLARTGFGEAAVSLPDGTWTDVLTGKQFDGGAVALAELLDQLPVALLRKG; encoded by the coding sequence ATGCCCTCGCGCCCCGTCCCCACGGGCACGTACCGCCTGCAGCTGCGTCCGGAGTGGGGGTTCGCCGACCTCGCCGCCCAGGCCGACTACCTGGCGTCGCTCGGCGTCTCCCACGCGTACCTCTCGCCGATCCTGCAGGCGGTGTCGGGCAGCGCCCACGGCTACGACGTCGTGGACCACAGCCAGCTCAACGAGGAGCTCGGCGGGGCCGCCGCCTTCGCGCAGCTGCGCGAGGCGCTCGGCCGCGCCGGGCTGGGCGCGGTGGCCGACGTCGTGCCGAACCACATGGCGGTCCCGACCCCCGAGACCGCCAACGCCGCGCTCTGGTCGGTGCTGCGCGACGGCCCGAGCTCGCCCTACGCCCGCTGGTTCGACGTCGACTGGTCGGTCGAGTCGCACGCGCTGCTCATGCCGATCCTCGGCTCGCGCATCGGCGAGGTGCTCGACGGCCACGAGCTGGCGCTCGACCGCAGCGGCGCTGAGCCGGTGCTGCGCTACTACGACCACGTCTTCCCCGTGCGCCCCGGCACGGAGGACCTGCCGCTCCCCCAGCTCGTCGACCGGCAGTGGTACCGCCTCGCGTTCTGGCGCGTGGCGGACGAGGAGCTCAACTACCGCAGGTTCTTCGACGTCGACACGCTCGCCGGCATCCGCGTCGAGGACGAGCAGGTCTTCGCCGAGACGCACGCCGTCCTGCTGGCGCTGGTCCGCGAGGGCGGCCTGGACGGGCTGCGCATCGACCACCCGGACGGCCTCGCCGACCCGGGCGAGTACCTCCGGCGGCTGCGCGACGCGACCGACGGCGCGTGGGTGGTCATCGAGAAGATCCTCGAGGGCAAGGAGCAGCTCCCCCACGACTGGCCGACGGCCGGTACCACGGGCTACGACGCGCTGCTGCGCGTCGGGGGCGTGCTCGTCGACCCGGCCGGCAAGGACCCGCTGCTGCGCCTGCAGTCCTCCCTGACCGGCCTGCCCGAGGACTTCGAGCAGGTGGTGGAGGAGTCCAAGCGCTACGTCGTGGAGCACGCGCTCTACGCCGAGGTGGCCCGCCTGGTCGAGGTCGCCGCGGCGGTCTGCGCCGAGGACGTCCACCTGCGCGACCACACCCGCCGCGGGCTGCGCGAGGCGATCGTCGAGCTGCTCGTGGCCTTCCCGGTCTACCGCGCCTACGTCGTGCCCGGCGAGGAGCCGCCCGCCGCGTCGGTCGAGCTCGTCGACGAGGCCGTCGGAGTCGCCCGGGCCCACCTCCCCGAGGAGGGGCACGCGACCCTCGAGCTCGTCCGCGAGCTCGTGCTCGGCCGGCTCGGTCGCGGCCCGCGCCGCGACGAGTTCGTCGTGCGCTTCCAGCAGACCTGCGGGCCGGTGATGGCGAAGGGCGTGGAGGACACGGCCTTCTACCGCTGGCACGCGCTGGTCTCCCTCAACGAGGTCGGCGGCGACCCCGCCCGCGTCGGGGTCTCCCCGGCCGAGTGGCACGAGTGGTGCGGGCGGCTCACGGCGGACTGGCCGCGCTCGATGACGACGCTGTCCACCCACGACACCAAGCGCTCCGAGGACGTGCGCGCCCGCCTGGCCGTCCTCTCCGAGCTGCCCGGCGACTGGGCGGGCGAGGTCGCGCAGTGGCGGGCCCTCGCCGCCAAGCACCGCAGCGACGCGGGCTGGCCCGACGCCGCCACCGAGTACCTCATCTGGCAGACGCTCGTCGGGGCGTGGCCGCTGCCGGCGGACCGGCTCACGGCGTACCTCGAGAAGGCGACGCGCGAGGCCAAGGTGCACACCACCTGGACCGAGCCGCAGGAGGACTACGACACCGGCGTCCGGGAGTTCGCCGAGAAGGTGCTGCAGGACAGCGAGATCACCGCAGCGGTGTCGGCGTTCGTCGAGCGCGTCCACCCGCACTTCCGCAGCAACGTGCTGGCGCAGAAGCTGCTCCAGCTCACGATGCCGGGCGTGCCCGACGTCTACCAGGGGACCGAGGTCGTCGACCTCTCGCTCGTCGACCCCGACAACCGTCGCCCCGTGGACTACGCGCTGCGGCGCGAGCTGCTCGCCGCGGTCGACGGCGGGGAGCGGCCGACGACGCTGGACGGCGAGAAGCTGCTGGTCACGTCGCGGGCGATGCGACTGCGGCGCGAGCTGCCCGAGGCCTTCGCCGGCGCGTACGAGCCGCTGGAGACCGGCGACGAGCACGCGCTGGCCTTCCTCCGCGGGGGCCGGGTCGCCGTCGTCGCGACGCGGCTACCGGCGGGCCTGGCGCGCACCGGCTTCGGCGAGGCGGCCGTCAGCCTGCCGGACGGCACGTGGACCGACGTGCTGACCGGCAAGCAGTTCGACGGCGGCGCGGTCGCGCTCGCAGAGCTGCTCGACCAGCTCCCGGTCGCCCTGCTGCGCAAGGGCTGA
- a CDS encoding TerC/Alx family metal homeostasis membrane protein: MEVSAVGWVLTLGVVGVLLAVDLAVGVLRPHAVGFREASAWSVFYVAVALAYGVVVGLVAGWDFGGQYLTGYVVEKSLSVDNLFVFVVILGSFGVPREHQQKVLTFGIVAALVLRGVLIAAGAALLSAFSLLFLVFGLVLLWTAVQLARHGTQEPDVEGSAAVRLARRVLPLSEGFDGGRLTTRRAGRRVATPLALVLVAVGATDVLFALDSVPAVFGVTQEALLVFAANAFALLGLRALYFLVSGLLERLVHLATGLAVVLGLIGVKLVLHWAHGVWPGVPTIPTPLSLAVILGVLAVTTATSLRATRVRDDAAALPAADARCGSRSAAP, encoded by the coding sequence GTGGAGGTCTCGGCGGTGGGCTGGGTCCTGACGCTCGGTGTCGTGGGGGTGCTGCTGGCGGTCGACCTCGCGGTCGGTGTCCTGCGCCCCCACGCCGTGGGGTTCCGCGAGGCGTCCGCGTGGTCGGTGTTCTACGTCGCCGTGGCCCTGGCCTACGGCGTCGTCGTCGGGCTCGTCGCCGGCTGGGACTTCGGCGGGCAGTACCTCACCGGCTACGTCGTCGAGAAGAGCCTCTCGGTCGACAACCTGTTCGTCTTCGTCGTGATCCTCGGGTCCTTCGGCGTGCCCCGCGAGCACCAGCAGAAGGTCCTCACCTTCGGCATCGTCGCGGCGCTGGTGCTGCGCGGTGTCCTCATCGCCGCGGGCGCGGCCCTGCTGTCGGCGTTCTCCCTGCTGTTCCTGGTCTTCGGTCTCGTCCTGCTGTGGACCGCGGTGCAACTCGCGCGCCACGGGACGCAGGAGCCCGACGTCGAGGGCAGCGCGGCCGTGCGGCTCGCGCGGCGCGTGCTGCCCCTGAGCGAGGGCTTCGACGGCGGCCGGCTGACGACCCGGCGGGCGGGCCGCCGGGTCGCAACGCCGCTCGCCCTCGTGCTCGTCGCCGTCGGGGCCACCGACGTGCTGTTCGCGCTCGACTCGGTCCCCGCGGTCTTCGGCGTGACGCAGGAGGCGCTGCTGGTCTTCGCGGCGAACGCCTTCGCCCTGCTCGGCCTGCGGGCGCTGTACTTCCTCGTCAGCGGTCTGCTCGAGCGGCTCGTGCACCTCGCCACCGGCCTCGCGGTCGTGCTCGGCCTCATCGGGGTGAAGCTGGTGCTGCACTGGGCGCACGGCGTCTGGCCCGGCGTGCCGACGATCCCGACGCCGCTGTCCCTCGCCGTCATCCTGGGCGTGCTGGCGGTGACGACCGCCACGAGCCTGCGCGCCACGCGGGTCAGGGACGACGCCGCAGCGCTCCCAGCAGCAGACGCACGATGTGGTTCCAGAAGTGCAGCGCCGTGA
- the cobA gene encoding uroporphyrinogen-III C-methyltransferase — MSEPVPAQPGYPLLLGLAGRRAVVVGGGPVALRRVRGLLDAHADVLVVAPDVIGDLRTLAESGTLRWEQRGFAPADLEGAWLVQTATGDPAVDAAVAAEAEARHLWCVRADDASASSAWTPAVARRDDVVVAVFGGRDPRRARALRDGVALGLDTGSLPLRRRRAPTDGVGSVALVGGGPGDPGLITTRGRRLLAEADVVVTDRLAPVALLDELDDDVLVIDVGKQPGNHPVPQRDIEKLLVTHALAGKRVVRLKGGDPFVFGRGPEEVAACAAASVPCEVVPGVTSAIAGPAAAGIPVTTRGVARSFTVSTGHELLDEGAVAGLAALLGSGGTLVMLMGVTYVGKAAEALVAAGADPGLGVAVVESAYSPAQRVTRTTLRDVGSVVLERGVRPPAVVVVGAVVGAG; from the coding sequence GTGAGCGAGCCCGTCCCTGCGCAGCCCGGCTACCCGCTGCTGCTGGGCCTCGCCGGGCGTCGCGCCGTGGTCGTCGGCGGGGGTCCGGTGGCGCTCCGGCGCGTACGCGGCCTGCTCGACGCGCACGCCGACGTCCTGGTCGTCGCGCCCGACGTCATCGGCGACCTCCGTACCCTGGCCGAGTCCGGGACGCTGCGCTGGGAGCAGCGCGGGTTCGCGCCGGCCGACCTCGAGGGCGCCTGGCTCGTGCAGACCGCGACCGGGGACCCCGCCGTCGACGCGGCGGTCGCCGCCGAGGCGGAGGCCCGGCACCTGTGGTGCGTCCGTGCTGACGACGCGAGCGCCTCGAGCGCCTGGACCCCGGCTGTCGCCCGGCGCGACGACGTAGTGGTGGCGGTGTTCGGGGGGAGGGACCCGCGCCGCGCCCGCGCGCTGCGCGACGGGGTGGCGCTCGGGCTCGACACCGGCTCGCTCCCCCTGCGCCGGCGGCGCGCCCCTACCGACGGCGTCGGCTCGGTCGCCCTGGTCGGCGGCGGGCCCGGCGACCCCGGGCTCATCACCACGCGCGGCCGGCGCCTGCTCGCCGAGGCCGACGTCGTCGTGACCGACCGGCTGGCGCCGGTGGCGCTGCTCGACGAGCTCGACGACGACGTGCTGGTCATCGACGTCGGCAAGCAGCCCGGCAACCACCCGGTGCCCCAGCGCGACATCGAGAAGCTGCTCGTCACGCACGCGCTCGCTGGCAAGCGCGTCGTGCGGCTCAAGGGCGGCGACCCGTTCGTCTTCGGCCGCGGGCCCGAGGAGGTGGCCGCGTGCGCCGCCGCAAGCGTGCCGTGCGAGGTCGTCCCGGGCGTCACGAGCGCCATTGCCGGCCCCGCCGCCGCCGGCATCCCGGTGACGACCCGCGGGGTGGCGAGGTCCTTCACGGTGTCGACGGGCCACGAGCTGCTCGACGAGGGCGCGGTCGCCGGGCTGGCCGCCCTGCTCGGCTCGGGCGGCACGCTGGTGATGCTCATGGGGGTGACCTACGTGGGCAAGGCCGCGGAGGCGCTCGTCGCCGCAGGGGCCGACCCCGGGCTCGGCGTGGCGGTGGTGGAGTCGGCGTACTCCCCCGCGCAGCGCGTCACCCGCACCACCCTGCGCGACGTGGGGTCCGTGGTGCTCGAGCGCGGTGTGCGCCCGCCTGCCGTCGTCGTCGTGGGGGCCGTGGTGGGCGCGGGCTGA
- the treZ gene encoding malto-oligosyltrehalose trehalohydrolase, giving the protein MTTFRVWAPNASTLEVEAEGRRTPLEQEGGGWWAVDLPGAGHGTDYAYVVNGGDPTPDPRSRWQPQGVHGPSRVYEEDHAWGDAAWTGRQLAGSVVYELHIGTFTAEGTFDAAIGKLDALVELGVDLVEVMPVAAFPGTNGWGYDGVHLYAVHDEYGGPAGFKRFVDAAHQKGLGVVLDVVYNHLGPSGNYLGVYGPYFTGTHSTPWGDAVNLDDHGSDEVRRWVIDNAVQWLDEFHVDGLRLDAVHALVDERATHLLAELAAEVDRLSTALRRPLSLIAESDRNDASFVTPREAGGYGLTAQWDDDVHHALHALLSGESQGYYADFAEDPVEALSDVLTGAFFHAGTWSSFRGRRHGKPVDRELCPAYRFVAYTQTHDQVGNRATGDRLAATLSTGRLKIGAALVLTSPFTPMLFMGEEYAASTPWQYFTDHQEPELAEAVRQGRRKEFAGHGWAEEDVPDPQDPATRDRSVLDWAERERDERGLLQWYTDLIALRRSTPELTDPRLDHVGVIVELVEGGGLVVVERGDVRVVVNLAQEPRRHVLEGPAEVLLASGDGIALDGEHIALPAESVAVVALV; this is encoded by the coding sequence ATGACGACGTTCCGGGTCTGGGCCCCCAACGCCAGCACGCTCGAGGTCGAAGCCGAGGGGCGGCGCACGCCGCTCGAGCAGGAGGGCGGCGGCTGGTGGGCGGTCGACCTGCCCGGGGCGGGGCACGGCACCGACTACGCGTACGTCGTGAACGGCGGCGACCCCACTCCCGACCCGCGCTCCCGCTGGCAGCCGCAGGGCGTGCACGGCCCGAGCCGCGTCTACGAGGAGGACCACGCCTGGGGCGACGCGGCCTGGACGGGGCGCCAGCTCGCCGGTTCCGTCGTCTACGAGCTGCACATCGGCACGTTCACCGCCGAGGGGACCTTCGACGCGGCGATCGGGAAGCTCGACGCGCTCGTGGAGCTCGGCGTCGACCTGGTGGAGGTCATGCCGGTCGCGGCGTTCCCCGGCACCAACGGCTGGGGCTACGACGGCGTCCACCTCTACGCCGTGCACGACGAGTACGGCGGCCCCGCGGGGTTCAAGCGCTTCGTCGACGCCGCGCACCAGAAGGGGCTGGGCGTCGTCCTCGACGTCGTCTACAACCACCTCGGGCCCAGCGGGAACTACCTCGGGGTCTACGGCCCGTACTTCACCGGGACGCACTCCACGCCGTGGGGCGACGCGGTCAACCTCGACGACCACGGGTCCGACGAGGTGCGCCGCTGGGTCATCGACAACGCCGTGCAGTGGCTCGACGAGTTCCACGTCGACGGCCTGCGCCTCGACGCCGTGCACGCCCTCGTCGACGAGCGGGCGACCCACCTGCTGGCCGAGCTCGCCGCCGAGGTCGACCGCCTCTCGACGGCGCTGCGTCGGCCCCTCTCGCTCATCGCCGAGAGCGACCGCAACGACGCGTCCTTCGTGACGCCCCGCGAGGCCGGCGGCTACGGCCTGACCGCGCAGTGGGACGACGACGTGCACCACGCGCTGCACGCCCTGCTGAGCGGCGAGTCGCAGGGCTACTACGCCGACTTCGCCGAGGACCCGGTCGAGGCGCTGTCGGACGTGCTCACGGGGGCGTTCTTCCACGCGGGCACGTGGTCCTCGTTCCGTGGCCGGCGCCACGGCAAGCCGGTCGACCGGGAGCTCTGCCCGGCGTACCGCTTCGTCGCCTACACCCAGACCCACGACCAGGTCGGCAACCGCGCGACCGGCGACCGCCTCGCGGCCACGCTCAGCACGGGCCGGCTGAAGATCGGCGCGGCGCTCGTCCTCACCTCGCCCTTCACCCCGATGCTCTTCATGGGCGAGGAGTACGCCGCGAGCACGCCCTGGCAGTACTTCACCGACCACCAGGAGCCCGAGCTCGCGGAGGCGGTGCGGCAGGGGCGGCGCAAGGAGTTCGCCGGGCACGGCTGGGCCGAGGAGGACGTCCCGGACCCGCAGGACCCCGCGACCCGCGACCGCTCGGTGCTCGACTGGGCGGAGCGCGAGCGCGACGAGCGCGGACTGCTGCAGTGGTACACCGACCTGATCGCCCTGCGCCGCAGCACCCCTGAGCTGACCGACCCCCGGCTCGACCACGTGGGCGTCATCGTCGAGCTCGTCGAGGGCGGCGGTCTGGTCGTCGTCGAGCGCGGCGACGTCCGCGTCGTGGTGAACCTCGCGCAGGAGCCGCGCCGGCACGTGCTCGAGGGTCCGGCGGAGGTGCTGCTGGCGAGCGGGGACGGCATCGCACTGGACGGCGAGCA
- a CDS encoding metallophosphoesterase family protein: protein MRLLLVSDTHLPRRAKDLPARVWQEVDRADLVVHAGDWTSYAAYDALAGRARALLAVHGNNDGPELRAVLPEVARAELEGVRVAVVHETGAAQGREQRMDAAFPDTDLLVFGHSHIPWDTVTPRGLRLLNPGSPTDRRRMPTFTFATVTLASGEVRDVELHELASRA, encoded by the coding sequence GTGCGACTGCTGCTCGTCTCCGACACCCACCTGCCGCGGCGCGCGAAGGACCTGCCCGCCCGCGTCTGGCAGGAGGTCGACCGCGCCGACCTCGTCGTGCACGCGGGGGACTGGACGTCGTACGCCGCCTACGACGCGCTCGCCGGGCGCGCCCGCGCCCTGCTCGCGGTCCACGGCAACAACGACGGCCCGGAGCTGCGCGCCGTGCTGCCCGAGGTCGCGCGCGCGGAGCTCGAGGGCGTCCGCGTCGCGGTCGTGCACGAGACCGGTGCGGCGCAGGGGCGCGAGCAGCGGATGGACGCGGCGTTCCCCGACACCGACCTGCTCGTCTTCGGCCACAGCCACATCCCGTGGGACACCGTCACTCCTCGCGGGCTGCGACTGCTCAACCCTGGGTCGCCCACCGACAGGCGGCGGATGCCGACGTTCACCTTCGCCACGGTGACGCTCGCTAGCGGAGAGGTCCGCGACGTCGAGCTGCACGAGCTGGCGAGCAGGGCATGA